In the Armatimonadota bacterium genome, GTGCCAAGCCCCGCGGAACCCAGTTCCGGCGGATAAGAGGGTGGAACCCCTCCAAGCGCAGGAAGTGGAGGGGTTTCTTGTTACGTGTGGCAGCGGGAGATGGGCGTGGCGGTTGCGCTGGAACGGGTCACGGTGCACGTGCCGGCGACGGTGGCGAACCTCGGGCCGGGCTTCGATTGCCTGGGCGCGGCGGTGAACCTGTTCGCCGAGGTCACCCTGGCGCCGGCGTCGACGCCGCGCGTCGAGGTGGCCGGCGTCGACGTGCCGCAGGACGCCACGAACCTGATCTACCGTAGCGCCCAGGCGGCAGCGGCGGCGGCGGGCTGGCAGGGGGCGTTCGCGCTGCGCGCGCGCTGGCCGATCCCGCTGCGCAGCGGCTTGGGCAGCAGCGCGGCAGCCATCGTCGGCGGGCTCGTGGCGGCGCACCGGCTGCTGGGCGACGCCCTGGACGCCCAGACGCTGCTGCGGCTGGCCACCGACCTCGAAGGCCACCCGGACAACGTGGCGGCAGCGCTGTTCGGCGGCGTGGTGGTCGTGGCACGTGACGGATCGGAGGTGCGGTGGGCGCGCATCGCGCCGGTGCTGCCGCTGGCCGTGGTGCTGGCGGTGCCCGCCCTCGAGATCGAGACCGCCGCAGCGCGGCGGGTGCTGCCAGCACAGGTCGCGCACGCCGACGCGGTGTTCAACGTGGCGCGCACGGCGCTGGTGGTGACGGCGCTGGCCACCGGGCAGGCGCAGGCCCTGCGGGGCGCCCTGCGCGACCGGCTGCACCAGCCGTACCGCGCGCCGCTGGTGCCGGGGTTCGCCGCAGTGGTCGCCGCGGCGGAAGACGCAGGCGCCTACGGTGCGGTGCTCAGCGGCTCGGGGCCTACGGTGGCGGCCCTGACGCCCCCCGCAGCGGCGGGCGCGGTGGGCGCGGCCATGGTGGCGGCGTTCGCGGCAGCCGGCGTGCAGAGCCGCGCGCTCGAGACGCAGATCGAGTTGCGGGGGGCGCTGGGGGGCTAGGCCGACGGCCGGGCACCTGCCGGTGGAGGGGCCCGTGGGTGACCGTGCAGTGCGCGATGGACTCTGACTGCGCGATCCAGGCGGCCTGGCGGGTCTAGTGAGTGCGACCGGCAGCCGGTGCTGATGCAGTGTGCCGCACGTTCACCGCGCGCGATCGCGTCGCAGCCCGCGGCGCCTGGACGCACGGGCAAGCCCTGTGGGGCGCGCGGGAAGCCGACGCGTGCGGTGGGAGCCGGCGGGTCGGCTGAATGGCACGACGACGGCGTGGGGGAGGCGGGAGATGGCGGTAGAGCGGTTGCGATGTCGTGAGTGCGAGGCGGAGGTGCCGGCAGGGCCGGTGTACGTCTGCGAGCGGTGTCTGGGCCCGCTCGAACCGGCCTACGACCTGGAGGCGCTGCGCCGCCTGCCGCTGCGGCAGCGTATCGAAGCCGGCCCGCGGTCGATCTGGCGGTACGTCGACCTGCTGCCGGTGCCCTACGATCCCGTGGTCGACCTCTCGCCGGGGTACACGCCCCTGATCCCGGCGCCACGCCTGGGTCAGCGCCTGGGGCTGCGGCGCCTGTACATCAAGAACGACGCCACCAACCCCACCTGGTCGTTCAAGGACCGGTCGGTCTCAATCGGCACGGCGGCGGCGCGGCAGTTTGGCTACCAGGTGCTGGCCTGCGCGTCCACAGGCAACCTGGCCAACTCCGTGGCCGCGCACGCCGCGCGTGCCGGCATGCGCGCCTACGTCTTCATCCCCGCAGGTCTCGAGCGCGGTAAGGTGCTGGCCTCGGCCGTCTACGGGCCGACCGTCGTGGAGGTGGACGGCAGCTACGACGACGTCAACCGGCTGTGCGCCGAGATCGGCGAGGAGCACGCCTGGGCGTTCCTCAACGTGAACCTGCGGCCGTACTACAGCGAGGGTGGCAAGACCCTGGCCTTCGAGGTGGCCGAACAGCTCGGCTGGCAGGTGCCCGCCGACGTGGTGGTGCCCATCGCGTCGGGCAACCTGCTGGTGAAGATCCACCGCGGGTTTCAGGAGCTGGCGGCGGTCGGTCTGGTGGACGCGGCGACGGTCCGCGTGCACGGCGCCCAGCCGGCCGGGTGCGCGCCGGTCAGCGCGGCGTTCAAGGAGGGCGGGGCGATCCGGCCCGTCGTGCCCCGCACCATCGCGCAGTCGCTGGCGATCGGGACGCCGGCCGACGGCCGCTACGCGATCGCCGCGGTGCGGGCCAGCGGCGGCCGCATCGACGACGCCACCGACGAGGAGATCGTCGAGGGCATCCGCCTCCTGGCCGAGTGCGAGGGCATCTTCACCGAGACCGCCGGCGGCGTGACCATCGCCGTGCTGCGGAAACTGGCGGCGGCGGGGGCGCTGGATCCCGACGGCGTCACCGTGGCGTGCATCACCGGCATGGGGCTGAAGACCGCCGATCACCTCGCCGGCGCACTGGCCGCGCCGGTGCGCGTGCGGCCGTCGCTGCGCGCCTTCGAGGCGGCGGTCCTGGCCCGGGTGTCGTGAGGAGGACGACAGTGGCAACGATCCGCATTCCCACGCCCATGCGGCGGTACACCAATGGCGAGCGTCTGGTGACGGTCGAGGCGTCGACGCTGGCGGCGGCGATCGACGAGCTGGGCCGGCGCTTCCCCGGGCTGCGCGAGCGCCTGGTGAACGGCGACGGACAGCTGCACCACTTCGTGAACGTCTTCGTCAACGAGCAGGACGTGCGCACGCTGCAGGGCCTCGACACCCCGCTGGACGAGCGCGCCGAGGTGTCCATCATTCCCGCCATGGCCGGAGGTGCGCCGGCGTGGTAGGGTAGGAACCGGGCCCGCGCCGCGCTCGCGGCCGCGGGTTACGCCTGGAACTGGCCGGTTCGTCCCATGAGCGTTCCTGCCCGCGTGCGGGCGCGCGCAGCCTGGCTGCGCGCCGAGCTCCACGAGCACGCCTACCGGTACTACGTCCTCGACGCGCCGACCATCAGCGACGCGGAGTACGACCGCTTGCTGCGTGAACTGCGCGACCTGGAGGCGCAGTACCCGGAGCTGGTGACCCCGGACTCGCCCACCCAGCGGGTCGGTGCGCCGCCTGCTGCGGCCTTCGCCCCGGTGCGCCACCGGGCGCCGATGCTTTCCCTGGCCAACGCCTTCGACGACGCTGAGCTGGAGGCGTGGGCGCGGCGGGTGCGGACGGCGCTGGGCGAGGCGCCGGTGGCGTTCGTCTGCGAGTTGAAGATCGACGGCGCTGCGGTCTCGCTGACCTACGTCGATGGGGTGTTCGTGCGGGGGGCCACGCGCGGCGACGGCGAGCAGGGCGAGGACGTGACCGCCAACCTGAGAACGATTCGCAGTATTCCGCTGCGCCTGCGTGGGGCGGCCCCCCCGCTGGTGGAGGTGCGCGGCGAGGTCTACCTGCCCCGCAGCGCCTTCGAGGCCACCAACGCCGACCGCGAAGCGCGTGGCGAGCCGCGCTTCGCCAATCCCCGGAACGCTGCGGCGGGGTCGCTGCGCCAGCTCGACCCGCAGGTGACGGCCGCCCGCCCGCTGGACATCTTCGTCTACGGCCTCGGCGCCGCCGAGGGGCTGGCCCTGGCCTCGCACTGGGAGACGCTGGCGTGGCTGCGCGCGGCGGGGTTCCGCACGAGCCCCCACGCCCGCCGGTGCACGTCGCTGGAGGAGGTCAAGGCGTTCGTCCGCCACTGGACCGCGGCGCGCGCGACGCTCGACTACGACACCGACGGCGTGGTCGTCAAGGTGGACGCCACCGCCCAGCAGGCCGAGCTGGGCACGACCGCGCAGGCGCCCCGGTGGGCCATCGCGTACAAGTTCCCCGCCGAGCAGGCGGTCACGCGGCTAGTGGACATCACCGTGAGCGTGGGCCGGACCGGCGCGTTGACGCCCACCGCCGTGCTGGAGCCCGTGCGCGTCTCGGGCGTGACGGTGACCAGCGCCACGTTGCACAACGAGGACGAGGTGCGCCGCAAGGACGTCCGGATCGGCGATTGGGTCGTGGTGCAACGCGCCGGTGAGGTCATCCCCGAGGTGGTGCGGCCGCTGCCCGAGCGGCGCACCGGCGCCGAGCGCGTCTTCGTCATGCCCGACCGCTGCCCGGTCTGCCAGACGCCCGTCGAGCGGCCAGAGGACGAGGCGGTGACCCGCTGTCCCAACCTGGCGTGTCCCGCGCAGCTCCACCTGCGGCTGGTGCACTTCGCCTCCCGCGACGCGATGAACATCGAGGGCCTGGGCGAGAAGCTCATCGCCCAGCTGCTGGACCGCGGCCTGGTGCGCGACCCCGCCGACCTCTACCAGCTGACGGCTGCCGACCTGCTGACGTTGGATCGCATGGGCGAGAAGCTGGCGGCGAACCTGCTGGAGGCCATTGCGGCCAGCAAGCGCACCACCCTGGCGCGCCTGCTCTACGCCCTGGGCATCCGGCACGTCGGCGCCCACGTGGCCGAGCGGCTGGCGGAGCAGTTCGGCACGCTCCAGGCCCTGGCGGATGCGCCCTTCGAGG is a window encoding:
- the thrB gene encoding homoserine kinase, producing MAVALERVTVHVPATVANLGPGFDCLGAAVNLFAEVTLAPASTPRVEVAGVDVPQDATNLIYRSAQAAAAAAGWQGAFALRARWPIPLRSGLGSSAAAIVGGLVAAHRLLGDALDAQTLLRLATDLEGHPDNVAAALFGGVVVVARDGSEVRWARIAPVLPLAVVLAVPALEIETAAARRVLPAQVAHADAVFNVARTALVVTALATGQAQALRGALRDRLHQPYRAPLVPGFAAVVAAAEDAGAYGAVLSGSGPTVAALTPPAAAGAVGAAMVAAFAAAGVQSRALETQIELRGALGG
- the thrC gene encoding threonine synthase, producing the protein MAVERLRCRECEAEVPAGPVYVCERCLGPLEPAYDLEALRRLPLRQRIEAGPRSIWRYVDLLPVPYDPVVDLSPGYTPLIPAPRLGQRLGLRRLYIKNDATNPTWSFKDRSVSIGTAAARQFGYQVLACASTGNLANSVAAHAARAGMRAYVFIPAGLERGKVLASAVYGPTVVEVDGSYDDVNRLCAEIGEEHAWAFLNVNLRPYYSEGGKTLAFEVAEQLGWQVPADVVVPIASGNLLVKIHRGFQELAAVGLVDAATVRVHGAQPAGCAPVSAAFKEGGAIRPVVPRTIAQSLAIGTPADGRYAIAAVRASGGRIDDATDEEIVEGIRLLAECEGIFTETAGGVTIAVLRKLAAAGALDPDGVTVACITGMGLKTADHLAGALAAPVRVRPSLRAFEAAVLARVS
- a CDS encoding MoaD/ThiS family protein yields the protein MATIRIPTPMRRYTNGERLVTVEASTLAAAIDELGRRFPGLRERLVNGDGQLHHFVNVFVNEQDVRTLQGLDTPLDERAEVSIIPAMAGGAPAW
- the ligA gene encoding NAD-dependent DNA ligase LigA; this translates as MSVPARVRARAAWLRAELHEHAYRYYVLDAPTISDAEYDRLLRELRDLEAQYPELVTPDSPTQRVGAPPAAAFAPVRHRAPMLSLANAFDDAELEAWARRVRTALGEAPVAFVCELKIDGAAVSLTYVDGVFVRGATRGDGEQGEDVTANLRTIRSIPLRLRGAAPPLVEVRGEVYLPRSAFEATNADREARGEPRFANPRNAAAGSLRQLDPQVTAARPLDIFVYGLGAAEGLALASHWETLAWLRAAGFRTSPHARRCTSLEEVKAFVRHWTAARATLDYDTDGVVVKVDATAQQAELGTTAQAPRWAIAYKFPAEQAVTRLVDITVSVGRTGALTPTAVLEPVRVSGVTVTSATLHNEDEVRRKDVRIGDWVVVQRAGEVIPEVVRPLPERRTGAERVFVMPDRCPVCQTPVERPEDEAVTRCPNLACPAQLHLRLVHFASRDAMNIEGLGEKLIAQLLDRGLVRDPADLYQLTAADLLTLDRMGEKLAANLLEAIAASKRTTLARLLYALGIRHVGAHVAERLAEQFGTLQALADAPFEAIRDTPGIGPTIAGSVHSFFRQEVNRRLLDRLLAAGVAPEAPQAAPAPGPLAGTQVVFTGTLARWTRSQAEALARAAGATTTDSVTKKTTYVVAGASPGSKLEKARRLGVRVLTEDEFARLVGA